A region from the Brassica napus cultivar Da-Ae chromosome C8, Da-Ae, whole genome shotgun sequence genome encodes:
- the LOC106411897 gene encoding F-box/LRR-repeat protein 17-like, protein MQPQPHIPPATANAAISAALKSQRSRKNRGSYSCGRCGQPKKGHVCHLPPLDVPSTPIAPEPVTSIAAAASSTRSTVVSLSSAPLRQSFTNLRRALSFDDDVDARDEPDPTDLTDLNLDTEIVQPGRFHAVALWEVLKRLPPSGLLMAARVCKGWRETARKMWKAAEELRIRVPKRAQIGYVGSLLQKCPGLVTLSLKLESDFDATTLACIAFSCPNLEVLEILTCGAAVNRISGDELGRFVSNKRGLTSLKMEGCSNLGGFSLTSTSLSTLWLSDLHSLSKMIFNCPNLIEISLEFSQQEGDSTDLVTMVDGLGRTCTRLQNIHIASLKLSHTVVLALTAVNFSCLRMLSLVLGIDIIDASVDAISSSYTNLELLDLSGSSITDTGLGMICDVLPDTLSKLLVALCPNITSSGIQFATAQLPLLELMDCGMTVSDPNSDNPSTPQKTPGYNQKMFIKHKRMKKLSLWGCSSLDALFLNCPELKDLNLNSCNNLQPESLVIQCPKLEIVHALGCQKLLTVAIRKQVSENFAAGENHMTRKRLADGSKRIQAPPSLYQETREDDENYPAKKRRKIEREVCTIID, encoded by the exons ATGCAGCCTCAGCCGCATATACCTCCAGCCACCGCCAACGCAGCGATCTCAGCGGCCCTTAAATCTCAACGATCGAGAAAAAACCGCGGGAGTTACAGTTGCGGACGATGCGGCCAGCCCAAGAAAGGCCACGTCTGCCATCTCCCTCCTCTCGACGTCCCCAGCACCCCGATCGCTCCCGAGCCGGTGACCTCCATCGCCGCCGCGGCGTCCTCCACCCGCTCGACCGTCGTGTCCCTATCCTCCGCGCCGCTGCGTCAGTCCTTCACCAACCTGCGCCGCGCGTTGTCTTTCGACGACGACGTGGACGCGCGTGACGAGCCCGATCCGACGGATCTGACGGATCTGAATTTGGATACGGAGATCGTTCAGCCGGGGAGGTTTCACGCGGTGGCTCTTTGGGAGGTGCTCAAGAGGCTGCCTCCGTCTGGGCTGCTGATGGCGGCTAGGGTTTGTAAAGGGTGGAGAGAGACCGCGAGGAAGATGTGGAAAGCGGCGGAGGAGCTGAGGATTAGGGTTCCGAAGAGGGCTCAGATTGGTTACGTTGGATCGTTGCTGCAGAAGTGTCCTGGACTTGTTACTCTGTCTCTTAAACTCGAGAG TGATTTTGATGCGACAACTCTGGCATGCATTGCTTTTTCTTGTCCTAATCTGGAGGTTTTGGAGATTTTAACTTGTGGCGCAGCTGTCAATAGGATTTCTGG GGATGAGCTGGGTCGCTTTGTTTCTAATAAACGTGGACTTACAAGCCTTAAGATGGAAGGATGTTCCAACTTGGGAGGATTTTCCCTTACTTCAACAAGCCTCTCTACTCTCTGGCTTTCAGATCTTCATTCTCTCTCCAAGATG ATCTTCAACTGTCCAAATTTGATAGAAATATCACTTGAGTTTTCTCAACAAGAAGGTGATTCAACTGATCTTGTAACAATGGTTGATGGTTTGGGAAGGACTTGCACTAGATTGCAGAACATTCACATTGCCTCTCTGAAGCTTTCACATACCGTTGTACTTGCTCTTACTGCTGTGAATTTCAG TTGTTTGAGAATGCTGTCGCTAGTTCTTGGAATAGATATCATCGATGCGTCTGTAGATGCCATTTCCTCAAGTTACACAAACCTTGAGCTGCTTGATTTGAGTGG TTCCAGCATTACTGATACTGGCCTCGGGATGATCTGCGATGTTTTACCTGATACACTCTCAAAATTACTTGTTGCTCTTTGTCCCAACATTACATCAA GCGGCATTCAGTTTGCTACTGCTCAGCTGCCTCTTCTTGAGCTGATGGACTGTGGCATGACTGTATCTGATCCCAATTCAGATAACCCGTCGACTCCACAAAAGACACCAGGCTACAATCAGAAGATGTTTATTAAACATAAACGGATGAAGAAACTCAGTTTGTGGGGTTGCTCCAGTTTGGAC GCTTTGTTCCTAAACTGCCCAGAGCTCAAGGACTTGAATTTGAACTCGTGCAACAATTTGCAACCTGAGAGTTTGGTGATCCAGTGTCCAAAGTTAGAAATTGTGCACGCATTAGGATGTCAAAAGCTATTAACAGTAGCTATCCGGAAACAG GTTTCTGAGAACTTTGCAGCTGGGGAAAACCATATGACACGGAAACGCTTGGCTGATGGGTCGAAGAGGATTCAGGCTCCACCTTCGTTATACCAAGAG ACAAGAGAAGATGATGAGAATTATCCAGcgaagaagagaaggaagattgaGAGGGAAGTGTGTACCATTATAGATTAA
- the LOC106415239 gene encoding tryptophan synthase alpha chain, chloroplastic: MAIAFKSGVCFLHSPKPQIGIRHSSPDSSLSFKRLAPIAALSTSSPTLGLADTFKELKKQGKVAFIPYITAGDPDLSTTAEALKVLDACGSDIIELGVPYSDPLADGPVIQAAATRSLEKGTNLDSILDMLDKVLPELSCPVSLFTYYNPILKRGLGKFMSSIRDVGVQGLVVPDVPLEETEFLRKEALNNSIELVLLTTPTTPTERMKRIVDASEGFIYLVSSIGVTGARASVSGKVQSLLKDIKEATDKPVAVGFGISKPEHVKQIAGWGADGVIVGSAMVRLLGDAKSPTEGLKELESLTKSLKSALL, encoded by the exons ATGGCGATTGCTTTCAAATCGGGCGTCTGCTTCCTCCACTccccaaaaccccaaatcggaaTCCGCCACTCTTCTCCCGATTCCTCCCTCTCTTTCAAGAGATTGGCTCCCATCGCTGCCCTCTCCACCTCTTCCCCCACCCTCGGTCTCGCCGATACTTTCAAGGAGCTCAAAAAACAAGGCAAA GTAGCATTCATACCGTACATCACAGCTGGTGATCCAGATCTCTCTACCACCGCGGAAGCATTGAAAGTTCTTGACGCTTGTGGTTCCGACATTATCGAACTTGGAGTTCCTTACTCTGACCCATTAGCTGATGGACCTGTTATTCAG GCTGCGGCGACAAGGTCTTTGGAGAAGGGTACCAACCTTGATAGCATTCTTGACATGTTGGATAAG GTTCTTCCAGAGTTATCTTGTCCTGTTTCGCTGTTCACGTATTACAACCCGATTCTTAAACGTGGGTTGGGGAAGTTCATGTCCAGCATCAGAGATGTCGGTGTCCAGGGGCTTGTTGTTCCAGATGTTCCTCTTGAGGAAACTGAGTTTCTGAGAAAAGAAGCACTTAACAACAGCATTGAACtg GTCCTACTCACTACACCAACAACACCAACAGAGAGAATGAAGAGAATTGTTGACGCATCAGAAGGATTTATTTACCTT GTGAGCTCAATTGGAGTGACGGGTGCACGTGCATCTGTAAGCGGGAAGGTCCAGTCGCTCTTGAAGGATATCAAAGAG GCAACAGACAAGCCAGTGGCTGTCGGTTTTGGAATATCAAAGCCTGAGCATGTGAAACAG ATAGCTGGATGGGGAGCTGATGGAGTGATTGTAGGCAGTGCAATGGTGAGGCTTTTGGGAGATGCTAAGTCGCCAACGGAAGGGCTCAAGGAGCTTGAGAGTCTCACAAAGTCTCTCAAATCTGCTCTTCtttga
- the LOC106415238 gene encoding kinetochore protein NDC80 homolog, producing MRGGAAGKRKTTAGFSGAPPPQPPPSVDYQRQLFNSRDSDASFASSRPSSVGLSRASDIHTDRSHQSSTIRSINAFLASHNSPISLRAHPVPPVKDISETLVFLLSTVDFHCDNRKWDEDVVFFLRSLSCPLKLTKSTLRAPNSPHNWPNVLAVINWLVQYARFRQHLSSNPASVAPDANSMSSFGIRSYCHFIRGEDDSVNDLDSEFLGKLEAEKVTIAETISNSEKVAAELEAKLDALRKGPSKKEALEKVKADLEKDVNKFRTMVAERSERTRGMEKVVEEKEKEVLAKEEERGRIFEENKELKKSVEVQCFNVRDVERMKRELQAVERDVSEAEVARDGWEQKAWEVNSQISNQFHQIQRLAIDCNQALRRLKVDVQFAVNERGEVPEEVMGAEYKALVKPALCSLYDGIKEGSTKKADELVSLQQQVSEMASKIESRKSVLRSIQLQINEVEEKMKLVKKETQDLASNCDLEVKTMAESVRTDALSLEVVEKEAAEMLKASEVRLEEAVKQSEEEVQAVAARLFALIDSISKHKEYMDSKILEVKTGVADTASAVSEIYKGSLKRHFGG from the coding sequence ATGAGAGGCGGAGCCGCCGGAAAGAGAAAAACAACGGCCGGTTTCTCCGGAGCACCACCACCGCAACCACCACCTTCGGTAGATTACCAGCGCCAACTCTTCAACTCACGAGACTCCGACGCCAGTTTCGCCAGCAGCCGCCCGTCATCAGTCGGCTTAAGCCGCGCCTCCGATATACACACCGACAGATCTCACCAATCCTCGACGATCCGCTCCATCAACGCCTTCCTCGCGTCTCACAACTCCCCGATCTCGCTCCGCGCCCACCCCGTCCCTCCCGTCAAAGACATCTCCGAAACCCTAGTTTTCCTCCTCTCCACGGTCGATTTCCACTGCGATAATCGCAAATGGGACGAGGACGTCGTCTTCTTCCTCAGATCGCTTAGCTGCCCGCTCAAGCTCACCAAATCCACCCTCCGCGCTCCGAACTCGCCTCACAACTGGCCTAACGTCCTCGCCGTGATTAACTGGCTGGTTCAGTACGCTCGCTTCCGTCAGCATCTATCGTCGAATCCCGCCTCGGTGGCTCCGGATGCTAACTCTATGTCTTCCTTCGGGATCAGAAGCTACTGCCATTTCATCCGCGGGGAAGACGATTCGGTTAACGATCTTGATTCGGAGTTCTTGGGGAAACTCGAAGCGGAGAAGGTTACGATCGCTGAAACGATCTCGAATTCTGAGAAGGTCGCCGCCGAATTGGAGGCGAAGCTCGATGCGTTGAGGAAAGGTCCCTCGAAGAAGGAAGCTCTAGAGAAAGTTAAGGCTGATTTGGAGAAAGATGTGAACAAGTTTCGCACGATGGTTGCGGAACGTAGCGAGAGGACTCGTGGGATGGAGAAAGTGgtggaggagaaggagaaggaagtGTTGGCTAAGGAGGAAGAGAGGGGACGGATCTTTGAAGAGAACAAGGAGCTGAAGAAGAGTGTGGAGGTTCAGTGTTTTAATGTGAGAGATGTTGAGAGGATGAAGAGAGAGTTGCAAGCTGTGGAGAGAGATGTTTCGGAGGCTGAGGTGGCTAGAGATGGTTGGGAGCAGAAAGCTTGGGAGGTTAATTCACAGATTAGTAATCAGTTTCATCAGATTCAGAGGCTTGCTATTGATTGTAACCAGGCTCTGAGGAGGTTGAAGGTTGATGTTCAGTTCGCTGTGAATGAGAGAGGGGAGGTACCTGAGGAGGTGATGGGTGCGGAGTATAAAGCTCTGGTGAAGCCAGCTCTGTGTTCGTTGTATGATGGTATCAAAGAAGGGTCGACGAAGAAGGCTGATGAGCTTGTTTCCTTACAACAACAGGTGTCTGAAATGGCGTCGAAGATCGAGTCAAGAAAGAGTGTTCTAAGGTCGATTCAGTTGCAGATCAATGAAGTGGAAGAAAAGATGAAGCTAGTGAAGAAGGAAACTCAGGACTTGGCTTCAAACTGCGACCTCGAGGTGAAAACAATGGCTGAGAGTGTGAGAACGGATGCTTTGAGTCTGGAAGTTGTGGAGAAAGAAGCTGCAGAGATGTTGAAGGCTTCAGAGGTTAGATTGGAAGAAGCAGTGAAGCAGAGCGAAGAGGAGGTCCAAGCTGTTGCTGCTCGACTCTTTGCGCTTATCGATTCGATATCTAAACATAAAGAGTATATGGATTCGAAGATCTTGGAGGTGAAAACTGGTGTTGCTGACACTGCTAGTGCTGTTTCAGAGATATATAAAGGGAGCCTTAAGAGGCACTTTGGTGGTTAA